In Novosphingobium sp. P6W, a genomic segment contains:
- a CDS encoding nuclear transport factor 2 family protein produces the protein MRDFVTRVYTDRNPVVAYDRYAAKSLLDPTTGRSTERATAAAMVERFVHMPGSVFDVKNLLVDGDLAVVHYYGAFDPKKPGADVAEFFRWKNGRIVEHWAILQVRQDTKSAVP, from the coding sequence ATGAGGGACTTCGTCACACGTGTCTACACGGATCGAAACCCCGTCGTTGCATATGACCGCTACGCGGCCAAAAGCCTGCTCGATCCGACGACCGGCAGGTCTACGGAACGGGCTACTGCGGCAGCGATGGTCGAGCGCTTCGTTCACATGCCTGGCAGCGTTTTCGACGTCAAAAACCTCCTCGTGGATGGGGACCTGGCCGTTGTGCACTATTACGGCGCTTTCGATCCTAAAAAGCCTGGTGCCGACGTCGCCGAATTCTTTCGTTGGAAGAACGGCCGGATCGTGGAGCATTGGGCGATTCTGCAGGTGCGGCAGGATACGAAGAGCGCGGTGCCATGA
- a CDS encoding DUF5597 domain-containing protein, which translates to MTISLFAAASMAAPSGLFAQAVPHLQVAGNTKHLIVDGKPWIALAGEVHNSTASSASYMAPIWDNLAAQNLNTVITPAYWELVEPAEGKFDFSLVDEQLRQARSRKMRIVLLWFGTLKNASSTYAPQWVREDRARFPRAALASETAGGRDLPISIFGPNIVAADAKAFNRLLNHLAQVDQQHTVIAVQVENEAGLLGDSRDRSPVAERAWNGPVSQALMNYLIRNKGRLAPTLDAVWARNGYRRSGNWPQVFGNDWQADEIFMAWGVGRLVNTIAAAGKSQLSLPMYANAWLGPQKPTDQAGRYPSGGPVPRVFDVWRAVALSLDWLSPDIYADDFEYWAAAYASPGNPLFVPEAKLNVGNLFLALGKYKAMGFGPFGIEEGAPDNQTAEAYGFLGGMIPQLAEAQSRDLIAGFALKDGETLSRRMGDYVLTVGGQRAFVSKMLLDMGVTIRDAPPERKAQNIGRQATELSDLRPTGLIIQIAPDEFVVVGKDLTVRFAAAATPTQAVEIARIEEGRFVDGAWQPERVLNGDERLSLLPSDSFGSVRIKLLRPRQAS; encoded by the coding sequence GTGACTATCTCGCTGTTTGCTGCGGCTTCCATGGCTGCACCAAGCGGCCTGTTCGCCCAGGCAGTCCCTCACCTGCAGGTCGCAGGGAATACCAAGCACCTGATCGTCGACGGAAAGCCCTGGATCGCCTTGGCGGGGGAAGTGCACAACTCCACGGCATCCAGTGCCTCCTATATGGCCCCGATCTGGGACAATCTGGCAGCACAGAACCTCAATACCGTCATAACGCCGGCATATTGGGAGTTGGTGGAGCCCGCGGAGGGTAAGTTCGACTTCAGCTTGGTGGACGAACAGCTTCGTCAGGCCCGCAGCCGGAAGATGCGAATCGTGCTGCTCTGGTTCGGCACTCTGAAGAACGCCAGTTCGACCTATGCGCCGCAGTGGGTCCGTGAGGATCGGGCCCGGTTCCCGCGGGCAGCTCTAGCATCGGAAACAGCCGGGGGACGCGATCTGCCGATCAGTATTTTCGGGCCGAATATTGTTGCAGCGGACGCAAAGGCGTTCAATCGTTTACTAAATCACTTGGCCCAGGTCGATCAACAACACACAGTGATCGCTGTCCAAGTCGAGAACGAGGCCGGCCTCCTTGGTGACAGCCGGGATAGGTCGCCTGTGGCGGAACGGGCTTGGAACGGGCCCGTGTCCCAGGCCCTGATGAACTATCTCATTCGCAATAAGGGTCGGCTTGCGCCCACGCTCGATGCCGTGTGGGCGCGCAACGGTTATCGAAGGTCGGGCAACTGGCCGCAGGTGTTCGGTAACGATTGGCAGGCCGATGAGATCTTCATGGCGTGGGGTGTAGGCCGTTTGGTCAATACCATCGCCGCTGCTGGAAAGTCGCAGCTAAGCCTGCCCATGTATGCGAACGCATGGCTTGGCCCCCAGAAGCCGACCGATCAGGCGGGACGCTACCCCTCGGGTGGACCGGTGCCGCGCGTGTTCGATGTCTGGCGTGCGGTCGCTCTATCTCTCGACTGGCTTTCGCCGGATATCTATGCCGACGATTTCGAATATTGGGCCGCCGCATATGCCAGCCCTGGCAACCCGTTGTTTGTGCCGGAAGCCAAATTGAACGTAGGAAACCTATTCCTCGCACTCGGCAAATACAAGGCGATGGGGTTCGGTCCGTTCGGCATTGAAGAAGGCGCACCCGATAATCAAACCGCTGAAGCGTACGGTTTCCTCGGCGGGATGATCCCTCAGTTGGCTGAGGCTCAGTCGCGCGACCTGATAGCAGGATTTGCCTTAAAGGACGGCGAAACTTTGAGCCGCAGGATGGGCGATTACGTTCTCACCGTCGGCGGTCAACGTGCCTTCGTCAGCAAGATGCTGCTCGACATGGGCGTGACGATCCGTGACGCGCCCCCGGAGCGCAAAGCGCAGAATATCGGCAGACAGGCAACGGAGTTGAGCGACCTTAGACCGACAGGGCTGATCATTCAGATCGCACCTGATGAGTTCGTCGTGGTCGGCAAGGATCTCACAGTCCGCTTCGCTGCAGCGGCCACGCCAACGCAGGCTGTCGAAATTGCCCGCATAGAAGAAGGACGATTTGTAGACGGCGCATGGCAACCCGAGCGGGTTCTCAATGGTGACGAGCGACTGAGTCTCTTGCCTTCCGACAGTTTCGGCAGCGTTCGCATCAAGTTGCTCCGTCCGCGTCAGGCTTCGTGA
- a CDS encoding fumarylacetoacetate hydrolase family protein, which translates to MRLATLRNEIADGQLVMVSRDGARCLLAPSPSLIQAIEHWADIEPALRSIAARIDAGEGEALDPALLRAPLPRSWQWLDGSAFSTHGELMQIAFNLPPVESDRPLMYQGISDRFYGPNDPIPFPDEADGIDFEGEFGVIVDAVPMGVSPEEALGHIKLVVQINDWSLRAIAPVEMKTGFGWVQAKPACSMAPFAVTPDELGDAWRSGRVCMDLHVDCNGKAFGRANGSAMDFGFHDLVAHAARTRDLVAGTIIGSGTVSNPNYAEVGSSCISEVRAIEIIRDGHPSTPFMRHGDTVRMEGLDLNGSAPFGIIEQSVAIGIPATGQPAEHGKWSAG; encoded by the coding sequence GTGCGGCTTGCCACGCTTCGCAACGAAATTGCCGATGGGCAGCTGGTGATGGTATCGCGCGATGGCGCACGCTGCCTTTTGGCGCCATCACCTAGCCTGATTCAGGCGATTGAGCATTGGGCCGATATCGAACCGGCCCTGCGCAGCATAGCCGCGCGTATCGACGCGGGCGAGGGTGAGGCGCTGGATCCGGCACTGCTGCGCGCGCCCCTGCCGCGTTCGTGGCAATGGCTCGATGGCTCGGCATTTAGCACGCATGGCGAACTAATGCAGATCGCCTTCAATCTGCCGCCGGTCGAAAGCGATCGACCGCTCATGTACCAGGGCATATCGGACCGGTTCTACGGGCCGAATGATCCGATCCCGTTCCCGGACGAAGCGGACGGTATCGATTTCGAAGGCGAGTTCGGCGTGATCGTCGATGCCGTGCCGATGGGCGTCTCACCCGAGGAGGCGTTGGGCCACATCAAGCTGGTAGTACAGATCAACGACTGGTCTTTGCGCGCGATCGCCCCTGTCGAGATGAAAACCGGCTTTGGCTGGGTACAGGCCAAGCCCGCCTGCTCGATGGCCCCGTTTGCCGTGACGCCGGACGAACTGGGAGATGCCTGGCGGAGCGGGCGCGTCTGCATGGACCTGCACGTCGATTGTAACGGCAAGGCGTTCGGGCGTGCGAACGGAAGCGCGATGGACTTCGGCTTCCATGATCTTGTCGCCCACGCCGCCCGCACCCGTGACCTTGTGGCAGGCACAATCATCGGGTCGGGTACCGTGTCCAACCCGAACTACGCCGAAGTCGGCTCAAGCTGCATATCCGAAGTGCGCGCCATCGAAATCATCCGCGATGGTCATCCAAGCACGCCCTTCATGCGCCACGGCGATACCGTTCGGATGGAAGGTCTTGACCTAAATGGCTCAGCTCCTTTCGGAATCATCGAACAGTCCGTCGCGATCGGTATCCCGGCAACGGGTCAACCTGCCGAACACGGAAAGTGGTCGGCAGGTTGA
- a CDS encoding cyclase family protein → MTRRFVDLSITLCNDVVSDPPFLKPEITYQNHMDTAGELGMFFPGVTAEDTPDGAGFAASEWVKLTTHSGTHLDAPYHFHPTMNGKDGEPERSITIDEVPLEWCFQRGVKLDFRDLPDGHVVTAQEVEKELARIGHDLQPLDIVLVNTAAGKALGRPDFVNVGCGMGYEATMYLTERGVRVTGTDAWSWDAPFAHTAKKVQETGDTSLIWEGHKAGRDIGYCHLEKLHNLEALPPHGFTVSCFPHKIKGASAGWTRAVAIIED, encoded by the coding sequence ATGACCCGCCGCTTCGTCGATCTGTCGATTACTCTGTGCAACGACGTGGTGAGCGACCCGCCGTTCCTGAAGCCCGAGATCACCTACCAGAACCACATGGATACGGCGGGCGAACTGGGCATGTTCTTCCCCGGCGTGACCGCTGAGGATACCCCTGACGGCGCCGGCTTCGCCGCGTCCGAATGGGTGAAGCTGACGACGCACAGCGGCACGCACCTCGATGCCCCCTACCACTTCCATCCCACCATGAACGGCAAGGACGGCGAACCGGAGCGTTCTATCACCATTGATGAGGTTCCGCTCGAATGGTGCTTCCAGCGTGGGGTCAAGCTGGACTTTCGCGATCTGCCTGACGGGCATGTCGTCACTGCGCAGGAGGTCGAGAAGGAACTGGCCCGCATCGGCCACGACCTGCAGCCGCTTGATATCGTGCTGGTCAACACCGCTGCGGGCAAGGCGCTTGGCCGGCCGGACTTCGTCAACGTGGGCTGCGGAATGGGCTATGAGGCGACCATGTACTTGACCGAACGCGGTGTGCGCGTAACCGGCACCGATGCCTGGAGCTGGGACGCGCCTTTCGCCCACACGGCCAAAAAGGTGCAGGAAACCGGCGACACCTCGCTCATCTGGGAAGGCCACAAGGCCGGGCGCGACATCGGCTACTGCCACTTGGAAAAGCTGCACAACCTCGAAGCGCTGCCGCCGCACGGCTTCACTGTCAGCTGCTTCCCGCACAAGATCAAGGGCGCTTCTGCGGGCTGGACCCGCGCCGTCGCGATAATCGAGGACTGA
- a CDS encoding S9 family peptidase: MALFEYFPNYIWNLSVAIAMESGGQIGEIVDMCKPIKDAADGGADAGTPMFMKAWAAMGDKLLELAAEDEAKGRAFSASNKLERASLYLFTAERMQGHGAPSREQTYARARDAFDRSTALGKLNRERVEIPLDQGTMPALFTRAPGEGKKPVVVFCNGLDSCKELLYWTRLPEQLARRGISTLCVDQPGSGEALRLQGLPVDPHSESWATKAVDWLEQQPEVDSGAIGMTGISLGGHFAPRAVAYEPRFASGAVWGANHNWREVQDKRMSREGENPVPHYWAHVHWAFGAEGQEDFLAKSEAMNLNGHMDRIKVPFLVTHGANDRQISVAYADDLYDQLINSPRREKVIFTAREGGVEHVGADNMAYGRDLISDWFAQTLGGRTA; the protein is encoded by the coding sequence GTGGCCCTGTTCGAATACTTCCCGAACTACATCTGGAACCTCTCCGTCGCGATCGCGATGGAGAGCGGCGGGCAGATCGGCGAGATCGTCGATATGTGCAAGCCGATCAAGGATGCTGCCGATGGCGGCGCCGATGCGGGGACACCCATGTTCATGAAGGCATGGGCGGCGATGGGCGACAAGCTGCTGGAACTGGCTGCCGAAGATGAGGCCAAAGGCCGGGCCTTTTCCGCATCCAACAAGCTGGAACGCGCCTCGCTCTATCTTTTCACCGCCGAGCGGATGCAGGGCCACGGTGCTCCCAGTCGCGAGCAGACTTACGCCCGCGCGCGTGATGCGTTCGATCGCTCGACGGCGCTGGGCAAGCTCAACCGTGAGCGAGTAGAAATACCGCTGGACCAGGGCACGATGCCGGCTCTCTTCACCCGTGCGCCGGGGGAAGGGAAGAAGCCCGTCGTGGTGTTCTGCAACGGCCTCGATAGCTGCAAGGAACTGCTGTACTGGACGCGGCTTCCCGAACAGCTGGCGCGTCGCGGCATTTCCACCCTGTGCGTCGATCAGCCCGGATCGGGCGAAGCGCTGCGCCTGCAGGGTCTACCCGTCGATCCACACTCGGAAAGCTGGGCAACCAAGGCGGTGGACTGGCTTGAGCAACAGCCCGAGGTCGATTCCGGTGCGATCGGCATGACCGGTATATCGCTGGGCGGCCACTTCGCACCGCGCGCCGTCGCCTACGAGCCACGCTTTGCGAGCGGCGCCGTATGGGGCGCCAACCACAACTGGCGCGAGGTCCAGGACAAACGCATGTCGCGCGAGGGTGAGAACCCGGTGCCGCATTACTGGGCGCACGTCCACTGGGCGTTCGGGGCCGAAGGCCAGGAGGACTTCCTCGCGAAGTCCGAGGCCATGAACCTCAACGGTCATATGGATCGCATCAAGGTGCCGTTCCTCGTCACGCATGGTGCCAACGACCGCCAGATCAGCGTCGCCTATGCCGACGACCTGTATGACCAACTGATCAATTCGCCCCGGCGCGAGAAGGTGATCTTCACCGCGCGCGAGGGCGGGGTGGAGCATGTCGGCGCGGATAACATGGCCTATGGCCGGGACCTGATCTCGGACTGGTTTGCACAAACGCTGGGCGGCCGCACCGCCTGA
- a CDS encoding VOC family protein, with protein sequence MSRVTEIRYVGYGVEDFDAERAFYANDWGLAEVAADEGMTWFKTPGHDEHHVVRLHKSDANHVEVIAFAADTRADVDALHDKVVAAGCKVIHPPRDLDGPGGGYGVRFFSPDGLPFEISAEVARSTKRVMERWEGLPVKISHIVLHSPNHEAAVKFFTDVLGFKVSDWLGDFMCFLRCNEAHHRIAILPGPPCLNHVAYDMLTLDDMFRGAHRLKQQGTDIRWGPGRHTAGNNTFSYFVTPGGFAVEYTSELEEVDFENHVHQVHAPAPLIMDQWSMGVGGPQTMPHPKPDARLFQASEV encoded by the coding sequence ATGAGCCGAGTGACCGAAATCCGCTATGTCGGATATGGCGTTGAGGATTTCGACGCTGAACGAGCTTTCTATGCGAACGACTGGGGCCTTGCCGAAGTAGCGGCCGACGAAGGCATGACATGGTTCAAGACCCCCGGCCATGATGAGCACCACGTCGTTCGCCTCCACAAATCCGACGCCAATCACGTGGAGGTGATCGCCTTTGCTGCCGACACGCGCGCCGATGTCGATGCGCTGCACGACAAGGTCGTGGCAGCTGGCTGCAAGGTCATTCATCCCCCGCGTGATCTCGACGGGCCGGGGGGCGGCTACGGCGTTCGCTTCTTCTCGCCCGACGGCCTGCCGTTCGAGATTTCCGCCGAAGTCGCGCGCTCTACCAAGCGGGTAATGGAGCGCTGGGAGGGGTTGCCGGTCAAGATCAGCCACATCGTCCTCCACTCGCCCAATCACGAGGCGGCGGTGAAATTCTTCACCGATGTGCTGGGCTTCAAGGTTTCCGACTGGCTTGGCGATTTCATGTGCTTCCTGCGCTGCAACGAAGCGCATCACCGCATTGCTATCCTGCCGGGGCCGCCGTGCCTCAACCATGTCGCCTACGACATGCTGACGCTGGACGATATGTTCCGCGGCGCGCACCGCCTCAAGCAGCAGGGCACCGATATCCGCTGGGGTCCGGGGCGCCACACGGCGGGCAACAACACCTTCAGCTATTTCGTGACGCCGGGCGGCTTCGCGGTCGAATACACCTCCGAACTGGAGGAAGTCGATTTCGAGAACCACGTTCACCAGGTTCACGCCCCGGCGCCGCTCATCATGGACCAGTGGAGCATGGGAGTGGGCGGTCCGCAGACAATGCCGCACCCCAAGCCCGACGCGCGTCTGTTCCAGGCATCGGAGGTCTGA